In the Kribbella sp. NBC_00482 genome, one interval contains:
- a CDS encoding ABC transporter ATP-binding protein, producing the protein MALLSVRDLRVEFATSGGVVTAVDGASFDVGAGETVALLGESGSGKSVTAQAVLGIVPKPAGRIPSGSISYDSKDLLAPGVAKGLRGREIAMVFQDPLSSLNPVFRVGAQIGEMFRRHRGASRREARAAALDLMKRVGIPAASKRLDDYPHQFSGGMRQRVMIAMALALSPRLLIADEPTTALDVTVQAQIMDLLTRLQAEEGMSLVLITHDLGVVAGVADRVILMYAGRVVETGPLREVYEHSGHPYTSGLMASVPALDGSRDRLVPIQGSPPDLLALPSGCSFRPRCRYADEQCAEVEPVLRQLPDRPSAHQAACHHPEGVLTDVH; encoded by the coding sequence ATGGCACTGCTGAGTGTGCGCGATCTACGTGTCGAGTTCGCCACTTCTGGTGGAGTGGTGACGGCCGTCGACGGGGCGTCGTTCGACGTCGGTGCCGGTGAAACCGTTGCCCTGCTGGGTGAATCGGGCAGCGGCAAGAGCGTCACTGCGCAGGCCGTGCTGGGGATCGTGCCGAAGCCGGCCGGCCGGATCCCGAGCGGAAGCATCTCCTATGACAGCAAGGACTTACTGGCACCAGGAGTCGCGAAGGGCCTGCGGGGACGAGAGATTGCGATGGTCTTCCAGGACCCGTTGAGCTCGCTGAACCCGGTGTTCCGCGTCGGTGCGCAGATCGGCGAGATGTTCCGCCGGCATCGCGGCGCATCCCGCCGGGAGGCACGGGCGGCCGCGCTGGACCTGATGAAGCGGGTCGGGATCCCGGCCGCCTCCAAGCGGCTCGACGACTACCCGCACCAGTTCTCCGGCGGGATGCGGCAGCGCGTGATGATCGCGATGGCGCTCGCCCTGTCACCGCGGCTGCTGATCGCGGACGAGCCGACGACCGCGCTGGACGTCACGGTCCAGGCGCAGATCATGGACCTCCTCACCCGGCTGCAGGCCGAGGAGGGCATGTCGCTCGTCCTCATCACCCACGACCTCGGCGTCGTCGCCGGCGTGGCCGACCGGGTGATCCTGATGTACGCCGGACGCGTCGTCGAGACCGGTCCGCTCCGCGAGGTCTACGAACACAGCGGCCACCCGTACACCTCCGGTCTGATGGCGTCCGTCCCCGCTCTCGACGGCTCTCGCGATCGCCTGGTCCCCATCCAGGGTTCGCCGCCCGACCTCCTGGCCCTGCCCTCGGGCTGCTCCTTCCGCCCCCGCTGCCGGTACGCCGACGAACAGTGCGCTGAGGTCGAGCCCGTCCTCCGCCAGTTGCCCGACCGCCCCAGCGCCCACCAGGCCGCCTGCCACCACCCGGAAGGAGTCCTCACCGATGTCCACTGA
- a CDS encoding DUF6772 family protein yields MTTSDLRTALLSADPRLSKFSPLPRILAFDEFDSGTHGWTELLGNYNGRGDLSTVDDHMRDFRPPQLSACNFFDIGTHGALSGTYALKLATRPHKGHTAVAIRRLTMSGRGLVQLETYFAFKSEATLGGGAELDNFGDVQWDGNTHPSEAQFGAFTVATDLCGDGGLRYHTVARYQNTNLDNHFTRQWMAPTVPEPTPREHFEGKVKLEYAADFTAPNPEDWQAFGEPQELCYNEVPTKVNWHYLRWLIDTDKRRNVELQVNDRVMDMRDVPVPPYEERYETLENLLNFYFSVRTHSSVRNFLFLDSVLISVDW; encoded by the coding sequence GTGACGACATCCGACCTACGTACAGCGCTCCTGTCCGCCGATCCCCGGCTGTCGAAGTTCTCGCCGTTGCCGCGGATCCTGGCCTTCGACGAGTTCGACAGCGGGACGCACGGCTGGACCGAGCTGCTCGGCAACTACAACGGCCGCGGCGACCTCAGCACGGTCGACGACCACATGCGCGACTTCCGGCCGCCGCAGCTGTCAGCCTGCAACTTCTTCGACATCGGTACGCACGGAGCGCTGAGCGGCACGTACGCGCTCAAGCTCGCGACCCGCCCGCACAAGGGCCACACCGCGGTCGCGATCCGCCGGCTCACGATGAGCGGCCGCGGCCTCGTGCAGCTCGAGACCTACTTCGCCTTCAAGTCCGAGGCCACCCTCGGCGGCGGCGCCGAGCTGGACAACTTCGGCGACGTCCAGTGGGACGGCAACACGCACCCGTCCGAGGCGCAGTTCGGCGCGTTCACGGTCGCGACCGACCTGTGCGGCGACGGCGGCCTGCGCTACCACACGGTCGCGCGCTACCAGAACACGAACCTGGACAACCACTTCACCCGGCAGTGGATGGCGCCGACCGTCCCCGAGCCGACGCCGCGCGAGCACTTCGAGGGCAAGGTGAAACTGGAGTACGCCGCCGACTTCACCGCGCCGAACCCGGAGGACTGGCAGGCGTTCGGCGAGCCGCAGGAGCTCTGCTACAACGAGGTCCCGACCAAGGTGAACTGGCACTACCTGCGCTGGCTGATCGACACCGACAAGCGGCGCAACGTCGAACTGCAGGTCAACGACCGGGTGATGGACATGCGCGACGTACCGGTTCCGCCGTACGAGGAACGCTACGAGACGCTCGAGAACCTGCTGAACTTCTACTTCTCGGTCCGCACCCACAGCTCGGTGCGCAACTTCCTCTTCCTCGACTCCGTCCTCATCTCGGTTGATTGGTAG
- a CDS encoding MerR family transcriptional regulator: MDAQDEELTVDQLAAKVGMTVRNVRAYAGRGLIPPPRLVGRTGYYGQDHVARLTLVRELLAKGYTLAAVERMLGELPDGAMALGVFETLVNPWTPAEPEVLDEFQLAERAGVPHDPAVIERLVELGIAERLDDGRLRIANSDLLRTGLEVIKLGVPMSAIFEMLPKLFAQADAVAKIYVELFRSTVWRDFTNAGMPAEGWPEIQRTLEGIIPLAGQALVAAFREAMAREIEVVAYEELGLDPKALPSTG, translated from the coding sequence GTGGACGCACAGGACGAGGAGCTCACCGTCGATCAGCTCGCCGCCAAGGTGGGCATGACGGTGCGGAACGTACGCGCGTACGCCGGGCGCGGCCTGATCCCGCCGCCGCGGCTGGTCGGCCGGACCGGGTACTACGGCCAGGATCATGTGGCCCGGCTGACGCTGGTCCGCGAACTGCTCGCCAAGGGCTACACGCTGGCCGCGGTCGAGCGAATGCTGGGCGAACTGCCCGACGGCGCGATGGCGCTCGGCGTCTTCGAGACCCTGGTGAACCCGTGGACTCCGGCCGAGCCCGAGGTGCTCGACGAGTTCCAGCTGGCGGAGCGGGCCGGCGTACCGCACGATCCCGCGGTCATCGAGCGGCTGGTCGAGCTCGGGATCGCCGAGCGGCTGGACGACGGCCGGCTCCGGATCGCGAACTCGGACCTGCTGCGCACCGGCCTCGAAGTGATCAAGCTCGGCGTCCCGATGTCCGCGATCTTCGAGATGCTGCCGAAGCTGTTCGCGCAGGCGGACGCGGTCGCCAAGATCTACGTCGAACTGTTCCGCTCGACCGTTTGGCGCGACTTCACCAACGCCGGGATGCCCGCGGAGGGCTGGCCGGAGATCCAGCGAACGCTGGAGGGCATCATCCCGCTGGCCGGGCAGGCGCTGGTCGCGGCGTTCCGGGAGGCGATGGCCCGCGAGATCGAGGTCGTCGCTTACGAGGAGCTCGGACTCGACCCGAAGGCCTTGCCCTCGACGGGTTAG
- a CDS encoding phosphotransferase has protein sequence MDSLLSRWGLQGYDVRPLTEGTNNTGYYVGDEFVLRIHRNAIDPTYEHAVLRALNGLSFAVPVPVPADGETAVRGELNGETVLASLSHRIPGEHPVRGDAARAEACGRALAELDHALNRLDPAELPPPRVWDGDLTNVHPRVPSIDRVIDGVAAEDRDDVARILVDISPRSDLPRQIIHGDFGITNVLMAGDRVSAILDFETAGPGYRAMDLAVGRFFFGAVGHPSEAFQRGYLDAFPLTDAELSALRDLELMREATSLVHWYGRYADGQITAENLADRVERLRRVEDWASER, from the coding sequence GTGGACAGTCTGCTCAGCCGCTGGGGCCTTCAGGGGTACGACGTACGCCCGCTCACCGAAGGCACGAACAACACCGGCTACTACGTCGGCGACGAGTTCGTACTGCGCATTCATCGCAACGCGATCGATCCGACGTACGAGCACGCAGTACTGCGGGCGTTGAACGGACTGTCCTTCGCCGTACCGGTTCCCGTGCCGGCTGACGGAGAAACCGCAGTACGCGGAGAACTCAACGGCGAGACGGTCCTCGCGAGTCTGAGTCACCGCATCCCCGGTGAGCATCCGGTCCGCGGCGATGCAGCGAGGGCAGAGGCGTGCGGACGGGCGCTGGCCGAGCTGGACCATGCACTGAACCGGCTGGATCCGGCCGAGCTGCCACCGCCGCGGGTGTGGGACGGCGACCTGACCAACGTTCATCCGCGTGTGCCGAGCATCGATCGAGTGATCGACGGGGTGGCCGCGGAGGACCGGGACGACGTCGCCCGGATCCTCGTCGATATCAGCCCGCGGTCCGATCTGCCGCGGCAGATCATCCACGGCGACTTCGGGATCACGAACGTACTGATGGCCGGCGACCGGGTCAGCGCGATCCTGGACTTCGAGACCGCCGGGCCGGGTTACCGGGCGATGGATCTCGCGGTCGGCCGGTTCTTCTTCGGTGCGGTCGGCCACCCGAGCGAGGCGTTCCAGCGCGGGTACCTCGACGCGTTCCCGCTGACCGATGCCGAGCTGTCCGCGCTCCGCGACCTCGAACTGATGCGCGAGGCAACGAGTCTCGTGCATTGGTACGGGCGGTACGCCGACGGACAGATCACCGCCGAGAACCTCGCCGACCGAGTGGAACGCCTGCGGAGGGTAGAAGACTGGGCGAGTGAGCGCTGA
- a CDS encoding CaiB/BaiF CoA transferase family protein, translating to MQNLLSDVVVVDLTRALAGPHAAMMLGDLGARVIKVETPNGGDDSRGWGPPFVDGESTYYLSANRNKESVTADLKSDEGKEFLTKLVRKADVLLENFRPGVLDRLGFSTERLHELNPGLVILSITGFGHDGPEGGRAGYDQIAQGEGGLMSITGETEPTKVGAPIADLLAGMYGAYGALAALHERSITGKGRVVRTSLLASVVGVHAFHGTKWTVAHELPERVGNHHAQIAPYGLYRTQDDIVQVAIGSEGLWRLFAPIVGLDPLDERFAANSARVAHRDELTASIEAAFSGAPADVWLERLAEKGIPAGKVRDFQQVYDWEQTRSQGLLIDVEHPTLGTIQLTGPPLRFDDNQYAGARETNLPPPRLGEHDESVRAWLDSE from the coding sequence GTGCAGAACCTTCTCTCCGATGTCGTGGTCGTGGATCTGACCCGCGCGCTGGCCGGGCCGCATGCGGCGATGATGCTGGGCGATCTCGGGGCGCGGGTGATCAAGGTCGAGACGCCGAACGGCGGCGACGACAGCCGCGGCTGGGGTCCGCCGTTCGTGGACGGCGAGTCGACGTACTACCTCTCGGCGAACCGCAACAAGGAGTCGGTGACCGCCGACCTGAAGTCGGACGAGGGCAAGGAGTTCCTGACCAAGCTGGTCCGGAAGGCCGACGTCCTGCTGGAGAACTTCCGGCCCGGCGTCCTCGACCGGCTCGGCTTCTCCACAGAACGCCTGCACGAACTCAACCCCGGCCTGGTGATCCTGTCGATCACCGGTTTCGGGCACGACGGCCCCGAGGGCGGCCGCGCCGGGTACGACCAGATCGCCCAGGGCGAGGGCGGCCTGATGAGCATCACCGGCGAGACCGAGCCGACGAAGGTCGGCGCCCCGATCGCCGACCTGCTGGCCGGGATGTACGGCGCGTACGGCGCCCTCGCGGCGCTCCACGAGCGATCGATCACCGGCAAGGGCCGGGTCGTCCGGACCAGCCTGCTCGCCTCGGTCGTCGGCGTACACGCGTTCCACGGCACGAAATGGACGGTCGCGCACGAGCTCCCTGAACGCGTCGGCAACCATCACGCGCAGATCGCGCCATACGGGCTCTACCGCACCCAGGACGACATCGTGCAGGTCGCGATCGGCAGCGAAGGACTCTGGCGACTGTTCGCCCCGATCGTCGGCCTGGATCCGTTGGACGAACGGTTCGCTGCCAACTCGGCCAGGGTGGCGCATCGGGACGAGCTGACTGCTTCGATCGAGGCCGCGTTTTCCGGTGCGCCGGCTGACGTCTGGCTGGAACGCCTTGCGGAGAAGGGGATTCCGGCCGGTAAGGTCCGCGACTTCCAGCAGGTGTACGACTGGGAGCAGACCCGCTCCCAAGGCCTGCTGATCGACGTCGAGCACCCGACCCTCGGCACCATCCAGCTCACCGGCCCGCCGCTGCGCTTCGACGACAACCAGTACGCCGGCGCCCGCGAGACCAACCTCCCCCCACCACGCCTCGGCGAACACGACGAGTCCGTCAGAGCCTGGCTGGACTCCGAGTAG
- a CDS encoding LacI family DNA-binding transcriptional regulator has product MTEAQGPRPRPTLRDIATALGLSVNTVSRALGDKDSVSASTRAAVQAEAARIGYVPNTLARSLVLGSAMTLGLVITNPSNPFYAQLISSIELRVRAQGYSLLLLVTDESVENEQRATEALLRSAVDGAVVVPVQAEWDHWRRVRDSGIPLVFVNRDVPELDCDMVGVDYERGSYEATSHLIAGGARRLLLLEEDLPITTTADRITGFRRAMADGGLDVSDDLIRTVPTRRYDSLALPWQPEEAYRFAQSLALPDAIVTGNDYFALGLLRILAERGLQVPRDLAITGFGDHPYAAYLQTPLTSVRLPAAEVGTTAVDLLLQRLKRDVSERPRKTLIRPELVVRESTRSPARL; this is encoded by the coding sequence ATGACGGAGGCCCAGGGCCCACGACCGCGGCCGACGTTGCGGGACATCGCGACGGCGCTCGGCCTGTCGGTGAACACCGTGTCGCGCGCGCTCGGCGACAAGGACAGCGTCAGCGCGAGCACGCGGGCCGCCGTCCAGGCCGAGGCCGCGCGGATCGGGTACGTCCCGAACACGCTGGCGCGGTCGCTGGTGCTCGGCTCCGCGATGACACTGGGCCTCGTCATCACCAACCCCTCGAACCCGTTCTACGCGCAGCTGATCAGCAGCATCGAGCTCCGGGTCCGCGCCCAGGGGTACTCGTTGCTGCTGCTCGTCACCGACGAGAGCGTGGAGAACGAGCAGCGCGCCACCGAGGCGTTGCTGCGCTCTGCCGTCGACGGTGCCGTGGTCGTGCCGGTGCAAGCCGAGTGGGACCACTGGCGCCGCGTCCGGGACAGCGGGATCCCGCTGGTGTTCGTCAACCGCGACGTACCCGAGCTCGACTGCGACATGGTCGGAGTCGACTACGAACGCGGGTCGTACGAGGCCACCAGCCACCTGATCGCAGGCGGCGCACGCCGCCTGCTCCTGCTGGAAGAAGACCTACCGATCACCACCACAGCCGACCGAATCACCGGCTTCCGCCGCGCAATGGCCGATGGCGGGCTCGACGTCTCCGACGACCTGATCCGCACGGTTCCAACGCGCCGGTACGACTCGTTGGCGCTGCCCTGGCAGCCGGAGGAGGCATACCGCTTCGCGCAGTCGCTCGCCCTGCCGGACGCGATCGTCACCGGCAACGACTACTTCGCTCTCGGTCTGCTCCGGATCCTCGCCGAGCGCGGCCTCCAGGTCCCGCGCGACCTGGCGATCACCGGGTTCGGCGACCACCCGTACGCGGCGTACCTGCAGACGCCTCTCACCTCTGTCCGGCTGCCGGCGGCCGAGGTCGGTACGACGGCAGTCGACCTGCTCCTGCAACGGTTGAAGCGCGATGTGAGTGAGCGGCCGCGTAAGACGCTGATCCGTCCCGAGCTCGTGGTTCGCGAATCTACTCGGAGTCCAGCCAGGCTCTGA
- a CDS encoding ABC transporter ATP-binding protein — MSTESPLLSVRDLQTSFPMRSPVLRRTVGQIQAVAGVSFDIPAGGTLGLVGESGSGKSTVARTIIGLEKARSGSIVFDGDELTSLPKASMRRVRRQLQMIFQDPYASLNPRATVEQIIAEAWQIHPDVVPKNRHRSEVRDLLERVGLNPDHAERYPHQFSGGQRQRIGIARALALRPKLVICDEAVSALDVSVQAQVLNLLDDLRRDLGLAYLFIAHDLSVVRHISDRVAVMYLGRIVETASQDELFTRPLHPYTQALLSAVPDPMPWDKPAREQIIIGGDVPSPADPPSGCGFRTRCWKAADVCAHDVPELTTRLELHPAACHFATELAGAAR, encoded by the coding sequence ATGTCCACTGAGTCTCCGCTCTTGTCGGTGCGCGACCTGCAGACCTCGTTCCCGATGCGGTCGCCAGTGCTCCGGCGTACCGTCGGGCAGATCCAAGCCGTCGCAGGTGTCTCCTTCGACATCCCGGCCGGTGGGACGCTCGGGCTGGTGGGGGAGTCGGGCTCGGGGAAGTCGACCGTCGCGCGGACCATCATCGGGCTGGAGAAGGCGCGCTCGGGGAGCATCGTCTTCGACGGTGACGAGCTGACCTCGTTGCCCAAGGCATCCATGCGCCGGGTCCGCCGGCAGCTGCAGATGATCTTCCAGGACCCGTACGCGTCCCTCAACCCGCGCGCGACCGTCGAGCAGATCATCGCCGAGGCCTGGCAGATCCACCCCGACGTCGTACCGAAGAACCGGCATCGCTCCGAGGTCCGCGACCTGCTCGAGCGGGTCGGCCTGAACCCGGATCACGCGGAGCGGTACCCGCACCAGTTCTCCGGCGGGCAACGGCAGCGGATCGGCATCGCCCGCGCGCTCGCGCTCCGTCCGAAACTGGTGATCTGCGACGAAGCTGTCTCCGCGTTGGACGTGTCGGTGCAAGCACAGGTGCTCAACCTGCTCGACGATCTGCGCCGCGACCTCGGGCTCGCGTACCTGTTCATCGCCCACGACCTGTCCGTCGTACGGCATATCTCGGACCGCGTCGCGGTGATGTACCTCGGACGCATCGTCGAGACCGCGTCGCAGGACGAGCTGTTCACCCGGCCGTTGCACCCGTACACGCAGGCGCTGCTGTCCGCGGTGCCGGATCCGATGCCGTGGGACAAGCCGGCGCGCGAGCAGATCATCATCGGCGGCGATGTGCCGTCGCCCGCGGATCCGCCGTCCGGGTGCGGTTTCCGGACCCGCTGCTGGAAGGCGGCGGACGTCTGCGCGCACGACGTACCTGAGCTCACGACCCGGCTCGAACTGCACCCCGCCGCCTGCCACTTCGCCACCGAACTTGCTGGAGCCGCCCGATGA
- a CDS encoding helix-turn-helix domain-containing protein, producing MQSLSRALTVLAELNREDRAYGVTELAVTVGLHKSTVHRILATFCAHGLAARVDDHRYTAQDGLAALRRTTQRRAGPEHTLTVLGDRLGRLVVLAKPLPKTTGTVLQVAAVAGGSSVQPGHAVSLRQSALGRAYLSALPADEVTGTPDLLDTLQRIRMSGFAHNARPVASLPRMVAVPVRASDGTCAGALGAELIQPGSVDEVRRVVSVLRSGV from the coding sequence ATGCAGTCGCTGAGCCGTGCCCTCACCGTCCTGGCCGAGCTCAACCGTGAGGACCGCGCGTACGGCGTGACCGAGCTTGCCGTCACTGTCGGCCTGCACAAGAGCACCGTGCACCGCATCCTCGCCACGTTCTGCGCCCACGGCCTGGCCGCCCGCGTCGACGACCACCGCTACACGGCTCAGGACGGTCTCGCCGCACTGCGCCGTACGACGCAACGCCGCGCCGGCCCCGAACACACCCTGACCGTCCTCGGCGACCGCCTCGGCCGCCTGGTCGTCCTCGCAAAACCACTACCGAAGACCACCGGGACTGTCCTGCAGGTCGCGGCCGTAGCGGGTGGTTCGTCGGTGCAACCAGGTCACGCGGTCTCATTGCGCCAGAGCGCACTCGGTCGTGCGTACCTCTCCGCCCTTCCAGCAGACGAAGTGACCGGTACGCCGGATCTTCTCGACACGTTGCAGAGGATCCGGATGTCCGGGTTCGCGCACAACGCGCGGCCGGTCGCGTCGTTGCCGCGGATGGTGGCGGTGCCGGTGCGGGCGAGTGACGGGACCTGTGCGGGTGCGCTCGGCGCGGAGCTGATCCAGCCGGGGTCGGTCGACGAGGTCCGGCGTGTGGTGTCCGTACTGCGGAGCGGCGTCTGA
- a CDS encoding alpha/beta fold hydrolase: MTIQLERSGVTAADGVRLNVEVAGPADAPVTVLLVHGWTCSTRSWHNQVEGLPQILGPDAVRVVTYDHRGHGRSEAAPAGTTRLDQLADDLVTVLDEVVGDGPVVYAGHSMGGMTLMAAAEQYPELFGSRIRAAALVSTTSGHLTEGALGIPDRFDPAASRIAPRVLNRVGKRADRHTEARNRRHAAPDASTAGGSPSSRLEGAARRAARLAASLQRPALRQVVFGKKPDPAEVELFMADLAVVPGASYGGFFETMQEHDRGDALKVLDELPVEIMHGTRDRLLPPRHANRIAAQLPSARLWIYPGAGHMLMQERPRDVTHRLASLARKVTA; this comes from the coding sequence GTGACGATCCAGTTGGAGCGGTCCGGGGTGACGGCAGCGGACGGAGTACGGCTGAACGTCGAGGTGGCCGGTCCGGCTGACGCGCCCGTGACGGTGCTGCTCGTGCACGGATGGACGTGTTCGACGCGCTCCTGGCACAACCAGGTGGAGGGGCTGCCGCAGATCCTCGGGCCGGACGCGGTGCGGGTCGTCACGTACGACCACCGCGGACATGGTCGGTCGGAGGCTGCGCCTGCCGGTACGACGCGGCTCGATCAGCTGGCCGACGACCTGGTCACGGTCCTCGACGAGGTCGTCGGCGACGGACCGGTCGTGTACGCCGGGCATTCGATGGGCGGCATGACGCTGATGGCGGCCGCCGAGCAATACCCCGAACTGTTTGGCTCCCGCATCCGCGCTGCCGCCCTGGTCAGCACAACCTCCGGCCACCTCACCGAGGGAGCACTCGGAATCCCCGACCGCTTCGATCCCGCGGCCTCCCGGATCGCTCCGCGGGTCCTGAATCGAGTCGGCAAAAGAGCCGACCGCCACACCGAAGCCCGCAACCGCCGGCACGCCGCCCCCGACGCCAGCACGGCGGGCGGGTCGCCTTCCTCCCGGCTGGAGGGTGCGGCGCGTCGGGCCGCGCGCCTGGCTGCGAGTTTGCAGCGGCCGGCTTTGCGGCAGGTGGTGTTCGGGAAGAAGCCGGATCCGGCGGAGGTCGAACTGTTCATGGCGGATCTGGCAGTCGTGCCCGGGGCGTCGTACGGCGGATTCTTCGAGACGATGCAGGAGCACGACCGCGGTGACGCGTTGAAGGTGCTCGACGAGCTGCCGGTGGAGATCATGCACGGCACCCGCGACCGGCTCCTCCCGCCGCGGCACGCGAACCGGATCGCCGCCCAGCTCCCCAGCGCCCGCCTCTGGATCTACCCCGGCGCCGGCCACATGCTGATGCAGGAACGCCCCCGCGACGTCACCCACCGCCTCGCTTCCCTGGCCCGCAAGGTGACCGCCTGA
- a CDS encoding ABC transporter permease, with amino-acid sequence MTADVVLSAPVAVRRRTRAGSARIRFGFAVIAVYVVAAAIGPWLFRYNPVDTRTADRLKPPFTRLSDGSFAIFGTDQVGQDLFAQMLQGARISIAVGLATLVLAGTIGVTIGLAAGYFGGWLDGVLMRLADIQLAFPSILLAIFIAALLGPSVVNVVIVLAVANWVTFARVARGQALATRRREFVDASRTLGAGTWRLITRCVLPACVAPVLVVATVEIGHVILAEASLSFLGLGTPASTPSWGVTIANGRNYLADAWWISTIPGIALAFLVISLGVLGDALRDRYDPRLRSL; translated from the coding sequence ATGACTGCTGACGTTGTGTTGTCGGCTCCGGTCGCGGTACGCCGTCGTACCCGGGCCGGCTCCGCCCGGATCAGGTTCGGGTTCGCGGTGATCGCGGTGTACGTCGTGGCCGCGGCGATCGGGCCGTGGCTGTTCCGGTACAACCCGGTCGACACCCGGACCGCGGACCGGCTGAAGCCGCCGTTCACCCGGTTGTCCGACGGGTCGTTCGCGATCTTCGGCACCGACCAGGTCGGGCAGGACCTGTTCGCGCAGATGTTGCAAGGGGCAAGGATCTCGATCGCGGTCGGCCTGGCGACGCTGGTGCTGGCCGGCACCATCGGCGTCACCATCGGTCTGGCCGCCGGATACTTCGGCGGCTGGCTGGACGGCGTACTGATGCGGCTCGCGGACATCCAGCTGGCGTTCCCCTCGATCCTGCTGGCGATCTTCATCGCGGCCCTGCTCGGTCCGTCGGTGGTGAACGTGGTGATCGTGCTCGCGGTGGCGAACTGGGTGACGTTCGCCCGGGTCGCTCGCGGGCAGGCGCTGGCGACGCGACGGCGGGAGTTCGTCGACGCGTCGCGGACGCTGGGCGCCGGGACCTGGCGGCTGATCACCCGTTGCGTACTGCCGGCCTGTGTCGCGCCGGTGCTTGTTGTGGCGACGGTCGAGATCGGTCACGTGATCCTGGCCGAGGCGTCGCTGAGCTTCCTCGGTCTCGGGACACCGGCTTCGACTCCCAGTTGGGGTGTGACGATCGCGAACGGGCGCAACTACCTCGCCGACGCGTGGTGGATCTCGACGATCCCGGGGATCGCGTTGGCGTTCCTGGTGATCTCGCTCGGCGTACTCGGTGACGCACTCCGCGACCGGTACGACCCACGGCTGAGGAGTCTGTGA
- the nikB gene encoding nickel ABC transporter permease, producing MGAYVVRRLFFSLFVLWGAVTIIFVVLRLVPGDPAYIMLGPDADQAQVAALRAQLGLDQSLIQQYATYLANVVHLDFGESFRLNADSMSLVLQRVPATIQLATTALLLSLLIGLPLGVIAALRAHSWVDRAISVFSLMGQSTPSFWLGIVLILVFARGLKVLPSAGSGSWAHLVLPTITLALPFLAILVRLTRSGLLEVVHEGYVQTARAKGLSEGIVVLVHAMRNALIPIVTVVGLQFGALLGGTVIVETVFAWPGVGRLLIDSIGRRDYGVVQAAILLVATIFVLINLLVDLLYGFLDPRVRLAGD from the coding sequence ATGGGGGCGTACGTCGTCCGGCGGTTGTTCTTCTCGCTCTTCGTGCTGTGGGGCGCGGTCACGATCATTTTCGTCGTACTGCGGCTCGTACCCGGCGACCCGGCGTACATCATGCTCGGGCCCGACGCGGACCAGGCGCAGGTGGCCGCGTTGCGGGCCCAACTCGGGCTCGATCAGTCGCTGATCCAGCAGTACGCGACGTACCTGGCGAACGTCGTGCACCTGGATTTCGGTGAGTCCTTCCGACTGAACGCGGACTCGATGAGTCTTGTGCTGCAAAGGGTTCCGGCCACGATCCAGCTCGCGACGACCGCGTTGCTGCTGTCGTTGCTGATCGGTCTGCCGCTCGGTGTGATCGCCGCGCTGCGGGCCCACAGCTGGGTGGACCGGGCGATCTCGGTGTTCTCGCTGATGGGCCAGTCGACACCGTCGTTCTGGCTGGGGATCGTGTTGATCCTGGTGTTCGCCCGCGGGCTGAAGGTGCTGCCGAGTGCGGGCTCGGGGTCGTGGGCGCATCTGGTGCTGCCGACGATCACGCTGGCCCTGCCGTTCCTCGCGATCCTGGTGCGGCTGACGCGCAGCGGGCTGCTCGAGGTCGTGCACGAGGGCTATGTGCAGACCGCGCGGGCGAAGGGGCTCAGCGAAGGGATCGTCGTCCTCGTCCATGCGATGCGGAACGCGCTGATCCCGATCGTGACCGTCGTCGGCCTGCAGTTCGGCGCGTTGCTCGGCGGCACGGTGATCGTCGAGACGGTGTTCGCCTGGCCGGGGGTCGGGCGGTTGCTGATCGACTCGATCGGGCGCCGCGACTACGGCGTCGTCCAGGCCGCGATCTTGCTGGTGGCAACGATCTTCGTGCTGATCAACCTGCTCGTCGACCTCCTGTACGGCTTCTTGGACCCGCGGGTCCGTCTGGCTGGTGACTGA